One genomic segment of Sanyastnella coralliicola includes these proteins:
- the amaB gene encoding L-piperidine-6-carboxylate dehydrogenase — METTTALDIRSILSDLGIKEQNHGTSTGSDHFGNGPSITSYTPVDGSAIASVSTTTKEDYEKVIATATSAYAHWRNIPAPKRGEIVRQYGEALREKKEALGALVSYEMGKSYQEGLGEVQEMIDICDFAVGLSRQLYGLTMHSERPGHRMYEQWHPLGIVGIISAFNFPVAVWNWNTAIAWIAGDVCVWKPSEKAPICGVACQNIWEDVAKANNLPEGISCLVNGDYTVGEMMTTDTRIPLISATGSIRMGKIVGQTVAGRLGKSLLELGGNNAVIITPEADLEMIIPALVFGAVGTAGQRCTSTRRLIVHDSMVDRVTETLVKAYGQLRIGDPLDESNHVGPLIDKDAVNAYLGALEQVTKEGGEIITDHGVLEGPGYESGCYVKPAIAKVENHYHIVQEETFAPILYVMSYSDLDDAIAKQNGVKQGLSSAIMTGSIREAEQFLSANGSDCGIANVNIGTSGAEIGGAFGGEKETGGGRESGSDAWKAYMRRQTNTINYGRDLPLAQGIKFDI, encoded by the coding sequence ATGGAAACCACAACAGCACTTGACATTCGTTCAATTCTGAGTGACCTCGGAATTAAAGAACAGAATCACGGTACAAGCACAGGAAGTGATCACTTCGGAAATGGACCGAGCATTACTTCATACACACCAGTAGATGGTTCTGCTATCGCATCGGTGAGTACAACTACTAAAGAAGATTACGAAAAAGTGATTGCGACGGCTACATCAGCTTACGCACACTGGAGAAATATTCCTGCGCCCAAGCGTGGTGAAATCGTTCGCCAATATGGAGAGGCGCTTCGTGAAAAGAAAGAAGCACTTGGCGCATTGGTGAGCTACGAAATGGGTAAGTCTTACCAAGAAGGTCTTGGAGAAGTACAAGAGATGATCGACATCTGTGACTTCGCTGTAGGTCTTTCTCGTCAGCTGTACGGTTTGACAATGCACTCTGAGCGTCCAGGTCACCGCATGTACGAGCAATGGCACCCACTAGGTATTGTAGGTATCATCTCTGCGTTCAACTTCCCTGTTGCCGTTTGGAACTGGAACACTGCTATCGCATGGATCGCTGGTGATGTTTGTGTATGGAAGCCATCTGAAAAAGCTCCTATCTGTGGTGTTGCTTGTCAGAACATCTGGGAAGATGTTGCGAAAGCAAACAACCTGCCTGAAGGTATCTCTTGTCTTGTGAACGGAGATTACACTGTAGGTGAAATGATGACAACTGATACACGCATTCCATTGATCAGTGCAACAGGTTCTATCCGTATGGGTAAAATCGTTGGACAAACAGTTGCCGGTCGTCTTGGAAAGTCTCTTCTCGAGCTTGGTGGTAACAACGCTGTGATCATTACTCCTGAAGCTGACCTTGAAATGATTATTCCAGCATTGGTATTCGGTGCTGTTGGTACGGCAGGACAACGTTGTACTTCTACACGTCGTCTCATCGTTCATGATTCAATGGTAGATCGTGTTACTGAAACATTGGTAAAAGCATACGGACAACTACGTATCGGTGATCCATTGGATGAGAGCAACCACGTTGGTCCATTGATCGATAAAGATGCCGTAAACGCATACTTAGGTGCACTTGAACAAGTGACAAAAGAAGGTGGTGAGATCATTACTGATCACGGTGTACTTGAAGGACCAGGGTATGAGTCTGGATGTTACGTGAAGCCAGCTATCGCTAAAGTAGAGAACCACTACCACATTGTACAGGAAGAGACGTTCGCTCCTATCCTTTACGTGATGTCTTACTCTGATCTTGATGATGCTATCGCTAAGCAGAATGGTGTGAAGCAAGGACTTTCATCAGCAATCATGACAGGAAGTATCCGTGAAGCTGAGCAGTTCCTCTCAGCAAATGGATCTGACTGTGGTATCGCCAACGTCAACATCGGAACTTCTGGTGCTGAAATCGGTGGTGCATTCGGTGGTGAGAAAGAAACTGGTGGCGGACGCGAGTCAGGATCTGATGCCTGGAAAGCGTACATGCGTCGTCAGACGAACACGATTAACTATGGCCGTGATTTGCCTCTAGCTCAAGGTATCAAGTTCGATATCTGA
- a CDS encoding M28 family peptidase yields MRKFIVMALVLLAMGTNAQQIDSLAVKYAETITADELKEHLMILASDEYEGRETGEKGQKMAAEYIANYFKSLGVEPVVNGSYFQEFPLKTERTNKGSLMMGDINLSFYEDFYFFSGFSAQEIKGEAVFAGYGVNADNYSDYKDIDVKGKIVFVLPGEPKDSEGNSIITGNDKVSEWTTDWRMKRDYAMEMGAKALITYRPGYDQYIGRIKYWLENPGMSLDMEREERTEVLPMFFTSEEHFAELIANGKGGKLAKLQKKIMKKGVSIYKELSKEVSISVQREQRKFTSENVLCFIPGSDPELADEVVVVTSHYDHVGKNETEVFNGADDDGSGTVTVLEIAEAFMQAKKDGNGPRRSVLIMTVSGEEKGLLGSEWYSENPIFPLENTVCDLNVDMIGRVDEAHADNENYIYLIGSDKLSTQLHDASEAMNSTYTKLELDYTYNDPDDPNRFYYRSDHYNFAKHGIPVIFYFSGVHEDYHQPTDTPDKIMYEKTSTIAKLIFHTAWEIANRDQRLVVDVENDFE; encoded by the coding sequence ATGAGGAAGTTCATTGTAATGGCGCTAGTTCTTCTAGCGATGGGTACCAATGCCCAACAGATTGATTCATTGGCAGTTAAGTATGCAGAAACAATCACTGCAGACGAATTGAAGGAGCACCTGATGATCCTGGCAAGCGATGAATACGAAGGTCGCGAGACAGGTGAAAAGGGCCAGAAGATGGCAGCGGAATATATTGCTAACTACTTTAAGTCACTAGGAGTTGAGCCTGTGGTGAATGGTAGTTACTTCCAAGAGTTCCCATTGAAAACGGAACGCACGAATAAAGGAAGTCTTATGATGGGAGACATCAATCTTTCATTCTATGAAGACTTCTACTTCTTTTCAGGATTCAGCGCTCAAGAGATTAAAGGTGAAGCCGTATTCGCCGGATACGGAGTAAATGCTGACAACTACAGCGATTACAAAGACATTGACGTCAAAGGAAAGATCGTATTCGTTCTTCCAGGTGAACCAAAAGATTCAGAAGGAAACTCAATCATTACAGGAAACGACAAAGTTTCTGAGTGGACTACCGATTGGAGAATGAAGCGTGACTACGCGATGGAAATGGGTGCAAAAGCACTCATCACATACCGTCCGGGTTACGACCAGTACATTGGTAGAATCAAGTACTGGTTAGAGAATCCAGGGATGAGCCTTGACATGGAACGCGAAGAGCGTACTGAAGTACTCCCTATGTTCTTCACCTCTGAGGAGCACTTTGCTGAGTTGATTGCGAACGGTAAAGGCGGTAAACTAGCGAAGCTTCAGAAGAAGATCATGAAGAAAGGAGTTTCGATTTATAAGGAACTTTCAAAGGAGGTGAGCATTAGCGTACAGCGTGAGCAACGCAAGTTTACCAGTGAAAATGTACTGTGTTTCATTCCTGGATCGGATCCTGAATTGGCTGATGAAGTAGTGGTGGTAACCTCTCACTATGATCACGTTGGAAAGAACGAAACGGAAGTCTTTAACGGAGCTGATGATGATGGCTCAGGTACGGTGACTGTGCTTGAAATTGCTGAAGCATTCATGCAGGCCAAAAAAGATGGAAACGGACCACGAAGAAGTGTTCTTATCATGACAGTGAGTGGTGAAGAGAAAGGACTCCTTGGAAGTGAGTGGTACTCTGAAAACCCAATTTTCCCGCTAGAGAATACGGTTTGTGACTTGAACGTAGATATGATCGGACGAGTTGATGAGGCGCATGCTGACAATGAGAACTACATCTACCTTATTGGTTCTGATAAGTTGAGCACACAGCTGCACGATGCGAGTGAGGCGATGAACTCTACCTACACAAAGTTGGAATTGGATTACACTTACAATGATCCTGACGATCCGAATCGATTCTACTACCGAAGTGATCACTACAACTTTGCGAAGCATGGTATTCCAGTAATCTTCTACTTCTCAGGGGTGCACGAAGATTACCACCAGCCTACGGATACACCTGATAAGATCATGTACGAAAAGACTTCAACGATTGCGAAATTGATCTTCCATACGGCATGGGAGATTGCGAATCGTGATCAACGTCTAGTGGTAGATGTAGAGAATGATTTTGAGTGA
- the mnmG gene encoding tRNA uridine-5-carboxymethylaminomethyl(34) synthesis enzyme MnmG, translating into MLRDYDVIVVGGGHAGNEAAAAAANLGSSVLLITMNMGTIGQMSCNPAMGGIAKGQIVREIDALGGYSGIVSDKSAIQFRMLNRSKGPAMWSPRTQNDRLIFATEWRLMLERTPGVDFWQDMVSGLLIEGEKCVGVETQMGLQIKAKSVVLTNGTFLNGLIHLGEKQFGGGRAGERAATGITAQLESLGFESGRMKTGTPPRVDGRSLNYDVMDEQPGDENPSGFSYLAQHRLTTQRSCHITYTNPTVHDILKEGFDRSPMFNGRIRGSGPRYCPSIEDKIDRFAERDRHQVFVEPEGWDTVEVYVNGFSTSLPEEIQMKAMREIPGFENARMFRPGYAVEYDYFPPTQLRHTLETKLISNLFFAGQINGTTGYEEAACQGMMAGINAHHKVNEKDPFTLQRSEAYIGVLIDDLVTKGTNEPYRMFTSRAEYRILLRQDNADERLTPLAHSLGLASDERMELVGKKQESMKSLRKYMDKTSISPEEANPVLTEKNSAPIKQKVKLSSVITRPHIDMETLANASEMFHVELSKYDPVVIESVQIMQKYEGYIAKEQEMADKMNRLENIIIPSDIEFDRLTSMSSEARQKLKDAQPGTIGQASRVSGVSPADISVLLVYLGR; encoded by the coding sequence ATGCTACGAGATTATGATGTCATCGTTGTAGGTGGAGGACACGCCGGCAACGAAGCCGCAGCCGCTGCTGCCAACCTAGGATCTTCCGTCCTGTTGATTACCATGAACATGGGAACCATCGGACAAATGAGCTGTAACCCCGCAATGGGAGGGATAGCCAAAGGTCAGATCGTTCGAGAAATTGATGCCTTGGGTGGTTACTCTGGGATTGTTAGCGATAAATCGGCTATTCAATTCCGCATGCTTAACCGTTCCAAAGGACCTGCCATGTGGAGCCCAAGAACGCAGAATGATCGTCTCATTTTTGCTACAGAATGGCGCCTCATGTTAGAGCGTACACCGGGCGTAGACTTCTGGCAAGATATGGTCAGCGGACTACTTATCGAAGGCGAAAAATGTGTTGGTGTGGAGACACAAATGGGTCTTCAAATCAAAGCTAAAAGTGTTGTTCTTACGAATGGAACCTTTCTCAATGGCCTCATTCACCTTGGTGAAAAACAGTTCGGGGGTGGACGTGCAGGTGAACGAGCAGCTACTGGTATCACAGCTCAACTCGAATCTTTAGGGTTTGAGTCTGGTCGAATGAAAACAGGAACACCTCCACGTGTGGATGGCCGTTCTTTGAATTACGACGTGATGGATGAGCAACCTGGAGATGAAAACCCTAGTGGATTCTCCTACCTCGCACAACATCGTTTGACCACTCAACGTAGTTGCCATATCACTTATACCAACCCAACGGTACACGACATTCTGAAGGAAGGATTTGATCGCAGTCCGATGTTCAATGGTCGGATTCGAGGTAGTGGCCCAAGATATTGTCCGAGTATTGAAGACAAGATTGATCGCTTTGCAGAGCGAGATCGACACCAAGTTTTTGTTGAGCCAGAGGGGTGGGATACCGTAGAAGTCTATGTCAACGGTTTCTCAACGAGTCTACCTGAAGAGATTCAAATGAAGGCGATGCGAGAGATCCCAGGATTTGAAAATGCTCGCATGTTCCGTCCAGGTTATGCCGTGGAATATGACTACTTCCCGCCAACGCAATTGCGCCATACACTCGAGACAAAATTGATTTCGAATCTGTTCTTCGCAGGACAGATTAACGGAACTACTGGATACGAGGAAGCCGCATGCCAGGGTATGATGGCAGGTATCAATGCACACCACAAAGTCAACGAGAAAGATCCATTCACACTGCAACGTTCCGAAGCATACATCGGTGTGTTGATTGATGACCTCGTCACGAAGGGCACGAATGAACCTTATCGCATGTTCACGTCAAGGGCAGAGTACCGTATTCTTCTTCGTCAAGACAATGCCGATGAACGACTCACTCCACTTGCCCATAGTCTAGGTTTAGCCTCTGATGAACGCATGGAATTAGTAGGGAAGAAGCAAGAGTCTATGAAGTCGCTTCGGAAATACATGGACAAAACCAGCATCTCTCCTGAAGAAGCGAACCCTGTTCTTACAGAGAAAAACAGTGCGCCGATCAAGCAAAAAGTGAAGCTGTCGTCTGTGATTACTCGTCCGCATATAGACATGGAAACACTAGCCAACGCCAGCGAAATGTTCCACGTGGAACTTTCGAAGTACGATCCTGTGGTCATCGAGTCTGTTCAGATCATGCAGAAGTACGAAGGGTATATCGCTAAGGAGCAAGAGATGGCTGACAAGATGAACCGACTTGAAAACATCATCATTCCATCAGACATTGAATTCGATCGATTGACATCCATGAGTAGTGAGGCACGTCAAAAATTGAAAGATGCTCAACCTGGAACGATCGGACAAGCCTCTCGCGTCAGTGGGGTGTCACCGGCGGATATTTCTGTCCTTTTAGTCTACTTAGGTCGATAA
- the ybeY gene encoding rRNA maturation RNase YbeY — translation MLDSSIAFTNADTSYRLRKLRSVRNWVNDCIQKHDHEVGEITIVFCSDDYLLDMNREHLNHDYYTDIITFDYTEDTLVSGDLFISLDRVKDNAKSGGSTMTDELHRVIIHGVLHLMGYKDKTPADQTVMRSKEDYCLTLRTF, via the coding sequence TTGCTTGATTCTTCAATTGCGTTCACGAACGCTGACACTTCCTATCGCCTACGTAAGCTTCGCTCTGTTAGAAACTGGGTGAATGATTGCATCCAAAAACACGACCATGAGGTAGGTGAAATCACCATTGTTTTCTGTAGCGATGACTACCTACTTGACATGAATCGTGAGCATCTGAATCACGATTACTACACTGATATCATCACCTTCGATTACACTGAAGACACCCTCGTCTCAGGCGATCTTTTTATCTCTCTTGACCGTGTGAAAGACAACGCTAAAAGTGGTGGGTCAACCATGACCGACGAGCTGCACAGGGTGATTATTCACGGGGTACTTCACTTGATGGGATACAAAGACAAGACTCCAGCTGATCAAACAGTTATGCGAAGTAAAGAGGATTACTGCCTAACTTTGCGCACCTTTTAG
- a CDS encoding toxin-antitoxin system YwqK family antitoxin, which translates to MKLKTLISSLSILFFCVTVSAQIDTTDAGYTQFFYANGVLSSEGVMKDGLPTGTWKTYFENGLLKTEGDRKNGKLEGSWSFYRENGELERIINYSEDLKQGEEIEFSEEGNMISITPWDQNQKQGEAKYFYESGELYRTLTFVDNKEEGKGQEFAKDGRIITYLNYENGFLRSIEKLNRFNREGKKTGYWVEFFPNGKKKEEGYWTNGVKNGVFKIYKKNGRLDRIEKYLGGELVTDADEAVMLDIRKEYYPDGHLKIVGSYRDDSKQGVFREYNKEGEIITSYVYDGNVKLGEGIVDAEGRYQGPWKLFYPTGEIRAEGEYVDGLREGKWKFYFPSGKKEQNGNYRQGKPHGSWTWFFEDGETQREEVYRKGKEDGEFVEYDRNGEIIHKGMYIDGYKNGPWFYHVNDHKEEGEYIDGEKNGEWLYTYDNGKKYFQGEFLSGVPIGKHRWWYRNGQVKIFGKYEGGAKDGDWRYYEEDGILIVTIKYEMDEKVKINGAKLPADFEE; encoded by the coding sequence ATGAAGTTGAAAACTCTGATAAGCTCCCTGAGCATCCTCTTTTTTTGTGTGACAGTCTCAGCCCAGATTGACACCACAGATGCAGGCTACACTCAATTCTTTTATGCCAATGGAGTGTTGTCGAGCGAGGGGGTCATGAAAGACGGATTACCTACCGGCACTTGGAAGACATATTTCGAGAACGGATTGCTGAAAACAGAAGGCGATCGTAAAAACGGAAAACTAGAAGGCTCTTGGAGTTTCTATCGAGAGAATGGTGAGCTCGAGCGCATCATCAACTACAGCGAGGATTTGAAGCAAGGCGAAGAAATCGAGTTTTCTGAAGAAGGAAATATGATTTCGATTACACCGTGGGATCAGAATCAAAAACAAGGGGAAGCGAAATACTTCTACGAAAGCGGTGAGCTTTACCGCACCTTGACATTCGTTGACAACAAAGAAGAAGGGAAAGGACAAGAATTCGCGAAAGATGGCCGAATTATCACTTACCTCAATTACGAGAACGGCTTCCTACGCAGTATTGAAAAGTTGAATCGATTCAATCGCGAAGGCAAGAAAACCGGATACTGGGTAGAGTTCTTTCCGAACGGGAAAAAGAAAGAAGAAGGATACTGGACGAACGGCGTCAAAAATGGAGTCTTTAAGATCTACAAGAAGAATGGCCGACTCGATCGCATTGAAAAATACTTGGGTGGAGAGCTTGTCACAGATGCTGATGAGGCAGTGATGCTCGACATTCGAAAAGAATACTACCCAGATGGACATCTGAAAATTGTGGGTTCATATCGAGATGATTCCAAGCAAGGGGTATTCCGTGAGTACAACAAGGAAGGTGAGATCATCACCAGCTACGTGTACGACGGCAATGTCAAATTGGGAGAAGGAATTGTGGATGCGGAAGGTAGATACCAGGGTCCGTGGAAACTATTCTACCCAACGGGAGAAATCCGTGCGGAAGGGGAGTATGTAGACGGACTTCGTGAAGGCAAGTGGAAATTCTATTTCCCTAGTGGAAAGAAAGAACAGAATGGAAACTACCGACAAGGGAAGCCTCATGGATCTTGGACTTGGTTCTTCGAAGATGGAGAAACACAACGTGAAGAGGTCTACCGAAAAGGAAAAGAAGACGGCGAATTCGTAGAGTACGATCGCAACGGTGAGATCATCCACAAGGGAATGTACATCGATGGATATAAGAATGGACCGTGGTTTTATCATGTCAATGACCACAAGGAAGAAGGCGAATACATCGATGGTGAGAAGAACGGAGAATGGCTCTACACCTACGATAATGGCAAAAAATACTTTCAAGGTGAATTCCTAAGTGGTGTTCCAATCGGGAAACATCGATGGTGGTATCGCAATGGTCAAGTGAAGATCTTCGGAAAGTACGAGGGTGGCGCTAAAGACGGCGATTGGCGCTACTACGAGGAAGATGGAATCTTAATTGTTACCATCAAGTATGAGATGGATGAGAAAGTAAAGATCAATGGTGCTAAATTACCTGCAGATTTCGAAGAGTAG
- a CDS encoding ATP-binding protein: MTTPETGNVVRFASQTENIAIVEKLIDQVVENFKVTEDHYGNILISLTEAVNNAIVHGNKLDEEKQVMVRYEIDGKTLRFFIEDEGPGFDYDNLPDPTAPENREKPNGRGVFLMRNLADHCEFHDDGKLVQLEFEALA; this comes from the coding sequence ATGACCACACCGGAGACCGGAAATGTAGTGCGCTTTGCTTCTCAGACCGAGAACATTGCTATCGTAGAAAAGCTGATCGATCAAGTCGTTGAGAACTTCAAGGTCACAGAAGATCACTATGGAAACATCTTGATCTCTTTGACAGAAGCGGTCAACAATGCGATCGTACACGGCAACAAACTTGACGAAGAGAAGCAAGTTATGGTTCGCTACGAGATCGACGGAAAGACTCTTCGTTTCTTTATCGAAGATGAAGGTCCTGGTTTTGATTACGACAATCTTCCTGATCCAACAGCTCCAGAGAATCGTGAGAAGCCTAACGGACGTGGTGTATTCTTGATGCGAAACCTCGCTGATCACTGCGAGTTCCACGATGACGGAAAGCTCGTTCAACTCGAATTCGAAGCTCTTGCTTGA
- a CDS encoding peroxiredoxin family protein encodes MRLYLLLILLIAGCTSQVTPDEKPSEPKSPLTTGNWAFEYELAPDTMLKQHVSIDSTFRFTFHNGEEEITTDPAMIGGDSIYIEMPVYHTYFIGTISETNTIDGNWYNPARGGDYMIPFHASVSEEEMMATKGETEEQTYDVSFSPNTDDMYRALGQFKTSDGSITGTFETETGDYRYLYGETVNGKSTLQCFDGSHVFWFEFDHTADSIAGVFKSGTHWHESFEGVRDDTAELRDPFEITELVSDEALAFTAIDMDGELMEINAETFANKVTIVQIFGSWCPNCLDESRYFADLHARYADQGLQILPIAFERSDDFSTNQIHLQKYIDELELPYTIYLGGKASKSKAAEKFPMLSNISSFPTSLFIDGDGNIRHIHTGFYGPGTGVKYEMYQEATESIISELLEESTS; translated from the coding sequence ATGCGCCTTTACTTACTACTAATACTCCTCATCGCTGGATGTACTTCGCAGGTAACTCCAGATGAGAAACCATCTGAACCAAAAAGTCCGCTAACAACAGGTAATTGGGCCTTTGAATACGAGCTCGCTCCAGACACCATGCTGAAGCAACACGTATCCATTGACAGTACTTTCCGCTTTACTTTTCATAACGGTGAAGAAGAGATTACTACCGACCCTGCGATGATCGGCGGAGATAGCATTTACATCGAAATGCCTGTCTACCACACTTACTTTATTGGAACCATTTCTGAGACCAATACCATTGATGGTAACTGGTACAATCCCGCTCGTGGGGGAGATTATATGATCCCATTCCACGCTAGTGTATCAGAAGAGGAAATGATGGCTACAAAAGGAGAAACGGAAGAGCAGACCTATGACGTTTCATTCAGTCCGAATACTGACGATATGTACCGCGCCCTTGGTCAATTCAAAACTTCTGATGGTTCAATCACCGGTACTTTCGAAACAGAAACTGGTGATTATCGCTACCTCTACGGTGAAACGGTAAATGGAAAAAGTACCCTCCAATGCTTCGATGGAAGTCACGTCTTTTGGTTTGAATTTGATCATACAGCAGACAGCATCGCCGGGGTATTCAAAAGTGGAACACATTGGCATGAGTCATTTGAAGGTGTTCGTGATGACACTGCCGAACTTCGAGATCCTTTTGAGATTACAGAATTGGTGAGCGATGAAGCACTTGCATTCACAGCCATTGATATGGACGGTGAACTCATGGAAATCAACGCGGAGACTTTCGCTAACAAAGTGACTATCGTACAAATCTTCGGTTCTTGGTGTCCGAATTGTCTTGATGAATCACGCTACTTCGCAGATCTTCATGCACGTTATGCGGATCAAGGCTTACAGATTCTTCCGATTGCTTTTGAACGATCTGATGACTTCTCTACCAACCAGATTCATCTTCAGAAATACATTGATGAATTGGAGTTGCCTTATACCATTTACCTTGGTGGAAAGGCTAGCAAATCAAAGGCTGCTGAGAAGTTTCCTATGCTAAGTAATATCAGCTCATTCCCAACGAGTCTTTTCATTGATGGGGACGGAAATATTCGTCACATCCATACAGGCTTCTATGGTCCTGGAACTGGTGTGAAATACGAAATGTACCAGGAAGCAACAGAAAGCATCATTTCCGAGTTATTGGAAGAAAGTACTTCATGA
- the rpiB gene encoding ribose 5-phosphate isomerase B, giving the protein MKVAIGADHAGYERKDFIKEVLSALGHEADDKGTHSGDSVDYPDFAHPTAEAVESGDAELGVLICGSAQGVAMTANKHQGIRAAVCWTPEIAALARQHNNANICCIPARFVDEDVTKEIIETFFKTDFEGGRHDRRVGKIACS; this is encoded by the coding sequence ATGAAAGTAGCAATCGGAGCAGATCACGCCGGATACGAGCGTAAAGATTTCATTAAAGAGGTATTAAGCGCTCTCGGACACGAGGCAGATGATAAAGGAACGCATTCAGGTGATTCAGTAGATTACCCTGATTTCGCGCACCCAACAGCTGAAGCTGTAGAATCTGGAGATGCTGAACTCGGTGTATTGATCTGTGGATCTGCCCAAGGTGTGGCCATGACGGCGAACAAACACCAAGGGATTCGTGCAGCTGTGTGCTGGACACCTGAGATTGCTGCCCTAGCTCGTCAGCATAACAACGCAAACATTTGTTGTATCCCTGCTCGATTTGTTGATGAGGACGTAACCAAGGAGATTATCGAAACTTTCTTCAAGACTGATTTTGAAGGAGGAAGACATGATCGTCGAGTAGGAAAAATTGCATGTTCATGA